In Chitinophaga sp. HK235, a single window of DNA contains:
- a CDS encoding cytochrome c oxidase subunit 3: MHTMSIQRKKIHPHKYSLWIAMGSITMMFIGFTSAYVVKRSQANWLAFELPHIFWLSTAVILLSSLTIHLALKQFRERNMQRYKQLITVTAILGVAFAACQWIGFAQMKNSGLPLNGPVSASFIYVIVGVHMLHVLGGVVALLVMFARAYRTRIRTYSAVPIEVAATYWHFVDVLWIYLLIFLSIAR; this comes from the coding sequence ATGCATACAATGAGCATACAACGTAAGAAAATTCATCCGCACAAGTACTCCCTATGGATAGCAATGGGTAGCATTACCATGATGTTCATCGGATTTACCAGTGCATACGTTGTGAAGAGATCGCAGGCCAACTGGCTGGCATTTGAACTGCCGCATATTTTCTGGTTATCTACTGCTGTAATTTTACTCAGCAGCCTGACCATCCACCTGGCACTGAAACAGTTCAGGGAAAGAAATATGCAGCGTTACAAACAGCTGATCACCGTTACCGCCATATTAGGCGTGGCTTTCGCTGCCTGTCAGTGGATTGGCTTTGCTCAGATGAAAAACAGCGGACTCCCCCTCAACGGGCCCGTTTCCGCTTCCTTTATTTATGTTATTGTAGGCGTGCACATGCTGCACGTACTGGGTGGTGTGGTAGCACTGCTCGTAATGTTTGCCAGGGCCTACCGGACCCGCATTCGTACCTACTCCGCAGTACCAATCGAAGTAGCCGCCACTTACTGGCATTTCGTAGACGTTTTGTGGATCTACCTGTTGATTTTTTTAAGTATCGCGAGATAA
- a CDS encoding cytochrome c oxidase subunit 3, with translation MDTAVTAKKKWWAGGHSPFNVSYGKLMMWYFLVSDAFTFGALLISYGTIRFSSTSWPDPNEVFRSFPGMGHANLPLVFVSLMTFILIMSSVTMVLAVHAGHMRDKKAVAKWLTWTIIGGICFLSCQAWEWTHLFHEGAWWGRNPFHNVDGTMASTNFTNFFFTITGFHGLHVTSGVVLNIVILANVLKGTYEERGHYEMVEKVGLYWHFVDLVWVFVFTCFYLL, from the coding sequence ATGGACACAGCAGTTACAGCGAAGAAAAAATGGTGGGCCGGCGGACATTCTCCCTTTAATGTGAGCTATGGCAAGTTGATGATGTGGTACTTCCTGGTATCAGATGCCTTCACTTTCGGTGCATTACTGATATCATACGGAACTATCCGCTTTTCCAGCACATCCTGGCCTGATCCGAATGAGGTTTTCCGTTCTTTCCCGGGTATGGGACATGCCAACTTACCGTTGGTATTCGTGAGCTTGATGACCTTCATCCTCATCATGAGTTCTGTAACCATGGTACTGGCAGTTCATGCCGGTCACATGAGAGATAAAAAAGCTGTTGCCAAATGGCTGACCTGGACTATCATCGGAGGTATCTGCTTCCTGAGCTGCCAGGCATGGGAATGGACACACCTGTTCCATGAAGGTGCATGGTGGGGTCGCAACCCTTTCCACAACGTTGATGGCACAATGGCATCTACCAACTTCACCAACTTCTTCTTTACCATCACCGGTTTCCACGGCCTGCACGTAACCTCCGGCGTTGTACTGAACATCGTAATCCTCGCTAACGTACTGAAAGGTACCTACGAAGAAAGAGGTCACTACGAAATGGTGGAAAAAGTAGGTCTCTACTGGCACTTTGTAGATCTGGTTTGGGTATTCGTATTC
- the cyoE gene encoding heme o synthase — MERNKMLQENSIKLSSSYAVASKVKDYSQLMKFNLTFMVVFSSVVAYLLVPDVEFDLIKVLLLFAGGLLVSGSANTINQIWEKNTDKLMARTATRPLPSGRMSEGEAITVAIVTGVAGFLIMGYCFNWLSAALSLFSLVMYGFVYTPWKKWNSLAVLVGGIPGAMPLLIGWAAGANNLSEGGWSLFAIQFLWQFPHFWAIAWIAHKDYTRAGFKLLPANGEPNRFTALQAVMYTLLLIPAGVIPYLLKITGGISAIVAIVAGLFFLYRAINLYRKNDVPAARKLMFGSYIYLTIVQLAQLLDKA, encoded by the coding sequence GTGGAAAGAAATAAAATGTTGCAAGAAAACTCCATAAAATTGTCGTCGTCGTATGCAGTAGCGAGCAAGGTGAAGGATTATTCTCAGCTGATGAAGTTTAATCTCACCTTCATGGTGGTATTTTCATCAGTGGTAGCTTACCTGCTGGTACCGGACGTGGAGTTTGATCTCATCAAAGTTCTTTTGTTATTTGCTGGTGGTTTGCTGGTTTCCGGATCAGCCAATACCATCAACCAGATATGGGAAAAAAATACGGACAAACTGATGGCGCGTACCGCCACCCGTCCCCTGCCCTCCGGCAGGATGAGTGAAGGGGAAGCGATCACCGTAGCCATCGTAACCGGGGTAGCAGGTTTCCTGATCATGGGATACTGCTTTAACTGGCTGAGTGCTGCATTGAGCCTCTTCTCCCTGGTGATGTACGGATTTGTATATACTCCCTGGAAGAAATGGAATTCACTGGCCGTACTGGTAGGTGGAATTCCAGGAGCAATGCCGCTGCTCATAGGCTGGGCTGCAGGTGCCAATAACCTCTCTGAAGGTGGCTGGTCACTGTTCGCTATCCAGTTCCTGTGGCAGTTTCCGCACTTCTGGGCTATCGCCTGGATTGCGCACAAAGACTATACCCGTGCTGGGTTTAAACTGCTGCCGGCTAACGGCGAGCCCAACCGGTTTACCGCCCTGCAGGCTGTTATGTATACCCTGCTGCTGATTCCCGCAGGTGTAATACCTTACCTGCTGAAAATCACTGGTGGTATTTCCGCGATCGTGGCTATCGTAGCAGGCTTGTTTTTCCTGTACCGTGCCATTAACCTGTATAGAAAAAATGATGTCCCTGCAGCACGTAAACTGATGTTCGGTTCATACATTTACCTGACCATTGTTCAGCTGGCACAGCTGCTGGACAAGGCCTAA